From one uncultured Paludibacter sp. genomic stretch:
- a CDS encoding putative secreted protein (Evidence 3 : Putative function from multiple computational evidences), translating into MKIFSKSTVLLIIICLLTNNFLTAQVKELDNFDTTEGWKFNKSDGVQMNMDVDKGHTGNALRFDYDFTKGTGYGGIQKFFSIPLPENYEISFWIKANSPSNNLEIKLIDASGDNVWWVNNRNYTFPAEWKKIKIKKRHLGFAWGPSGGTPPTRFDRIEITVASFVGGKGSVWIDDLKFXXLPPETDVYPQPEVTXSSSXKGKLVKNVMDNSLQTVWESKNXKXQNLIFDLKQRREFGGIQIXWEKDLSAKNFXIYTSNDKKTWEKAASIIDNQNNTSIIRLPEADARFIKVALNTSNSRNKFGIQEVKLISMKDAETLNNFYIYCSKNSEKGHYPRYFSEQASFWTVSGVNNDVKEALINEDAMVEVDKAAFSLEPMIKMDGTVYNWSNVSLNQKMGTSSKPSDYQFIPTVNWSVKDITFKTEVTFAGEANSSSNLYIKYSFSNKGATDKELDFYVLLRPFQVNPYYQFLNLEGGVGKISSIEGDGNQLIKVDDKIIESQIPYTQLSTHSANQGDIVSLIKNDRLNNATKVVDSSHLASGIVKYHLTIPAGGNKDFLIKVPFYQSKIDANQLQTQNFNKEFESGVKFWTEKINHIKFNLPASADRIINTYKSQLVYILINRDKAGIQPGSRSYERSWIRDGSLTSSALLKSGIVPEVKDFINWYSGYLYENGKVPCVVDARGPDPVPENDSHGQFIYLIREYYNFTHDIDFLREKNEKVLEAVNYIEKLIAECSTDHYKNGNDSVXAQYGLVPXSXSHEGYSAKPMHSYWDDFFXIKGLKDAVDIQXILGNTAEEQRIAKIRDTFKTNLYNSINLXMKNXGIDYIPGCAELGDFDATSTTVSLTPCNELLNLPKPQIYNTFDKYYDYFTKRKNNTIDWVNYTPYEXRVXGSFIMLNXPERAXDLINFFLDDQXPRDWXQWAEVVWKNDRTPKYIGDMPHTWVGSDFINAIRSMFVYENEYDXALVLASALYQDWIDXPEGMSVENLPTYYGEISYXIKKEGNSYRFTISGDLKLPSNGIKIQNFNGSKMPAKVTVNGKXIXTFTDKYIQIMNSPAEVVIEY; encoded by the coding sequence ATGAAAATATTCTCCAAGTCCACTGTATTGTTAATAATAATATGCTTATTAACAAACAATTTTCTTACAGCCCAAGTAAAAGAGTTGGATAATTTTGACACTACTGAAGGTTGGAAATTCAATAAATCCGATGGCGTGCAAATGAATATGGATGTTGATAAAGGTCATACCGGAAATGCGTTGCGTTTCGATTACGATTTTACAAAAGGAACCGGTTACGGCGGCATTCAAAAATTCTTTTCTATTCCTCTTCCTGAAAATTATGAAATTAGTTTTTGGATTAAAGCAAATTCTCCTTCCAATAATTTAGAAATCAAATTAATAGACGCTTCGGGAGACAATGTGTGGTGGGTGAATAACCGCAATTATACTTTCCCTGCGGAATGGAAAAAAATCAAAATTAAAAAACGTCATTTGGGTTTTGCCTGGGGACCTTCGGGAGGAACTCCTCCAACACGTTTTGACCGCATTGAAATTACTGTAGCTTCATTTGTTGGCGGAAAAGGTTCGGTGTGGATTGACGATTTAAAATTTGANCANCTTCCACCTGAAACGGATGTTTATCCTCAACCTGAGGTAACTTNCTCTTCTTCGGNAAAAGGAAAATTGGTGAAAAATGTNATGGATAATTCATTGCAAACNGTTTGGGAAAGTAAAAACAGNAAANCTCAAAATCTTATTTTCGACTTGAAACAACGCCGTGAATTTGGNGGAATTCAAATCAANTGGGAAAAAGATTTATCTGCTAAAAACTTTGANATTTATACNTCNAACGATAAAAAAACATGGGAGAAAGCCGCAAGTATTATTGATAATCAAAATAATACAAGTATTATTCGACTTCCCGAAGCTGACGCTCGGTTTATAAAAGTAGCGTTAAATACTTCCAATTCAAGAAATAAATTTGGAATTCAGGAAGTAAAATTAATTTCGATGAAAGATGCTGAAACATTGAATAATTTTTATATTTATTGTTCAAAAAACAGCGAAAAAGGTCATTACCCTCGGTATTTTTCAGAACAAGCTTCGTTTTGGACAGTTTCAGGAGTGAATAACGATGTAAAAGAGGCGTTGATCAATGAAGATGCAATGGTGGAAGTGGATAAAGCCGCCTTTTCATTGGAACCAATGATAAAAATGGACGGAACGGTGTATAATTGGAGTAATGTTTCTTTGAATCAAAAGATGGGAACTTCTTCCAAACCGTCAGATTATCAGTTTATACCTACAGTAAACTGGAGTGTAAAAGATATTACGTTCAAAACCGAAGTTACCTTCGCCGGAGAAGCCAATTCAAGTTCTAATTTGTACATAAAATACAGTTTTTCAAATAAAGGAGCAACGGATAAAGAATTGGATTTTTATGTATTGTTGCGTCCGTTTCAGGTGAATCCTTATTATCAGTTTCTTAATTTGGAAGGCGGAGTTGGTAAAATAAGCTCTATAGAAGGGGATGGAAATCAATTGATTAAGGTTGATGATAAAATAATAGAATCGCAAATCCCTTATACACAATTAAGTACACATTCAGCAAACCAAGGCGATATTGTTTCATTGATAAAAAATGACAGATTAAATAATGCAACCAAAGTTGTCGATTCTTCTCATTTGGCTTCGGGAATTGTGAAATATCACTTAACAATACCTGCGGGCGGTAACAAAGATTTTTTAATAAAAGTTCCTTTTTATCAGTCGAAAATTGATGCAAACCAATTGCAAACGCAGAATTTCAATAAAGAATTTGAATCGGGAGTTAAATTTTGGACAGAAAAAATAAATCATATAAAATTTAATTTACCCGCTTCCGCCGATAGGATTATAAATACATACAAATCTCAATTGGTTTATATACTGATAAATCGTGATAAAGCCGGAATTCAACCCGGTTCGCGCAGTTATGAGCGCAGTTGGATTCGTGATGGTTCGCTCACTTCGTCCGCGTTATTAAAATCGGGAATTGTGCCCGAAGTTAAAGATTTTATCAATTGGTATTCAGGATATTTGTATGAAAACGGTAAAGTTCCCTGCGTGGTTGATGCTCGCGGNCCCGATCCGGTTCCAGAAAACGACAGCCACGGACAATTTATTTATTTAATTCGTGAATATTACAATTTTACCCACGATATTGATTTCTTGCGCGAGAAAAACGAAAAAGTTCTTGAAGCTGTGAATTATATTGAAAAACTAATAGCTGAATGCAGCACAGATCATTACAAAAATGGAAACGACAGTGTGAGNGCACAATATGGTTTGGTTCCAGANTCCATNAGCCACGAAGGTTATTCGGCAAAACCAATGCACTCGTATTGGGACGATTTTTTTANNATAAAAGGATTGAAAGACGCTGTGGATATTCAACANATTTTAGGAAATACNGCTGAGGAACAACGCATTGCAAAAATTCGTGATACCTTCAAAACGAATTTGTACAATTCCATCAATTTGNCAATGAAAAACAANGGAATCGATTACATTCCCGGTTGTGCCGAATTGGGCGATTTTGACGCGACTTCCACAACNGTTTCATTAACTCCTTGCAACGAACTTTTGAATCTTCCCAAACCACAGATTTACAATACGTTTGATAAGTATTACGATTATTTTACCAAAAGGAAAAACAATACCATTGACTGGGTAAATTACACNCCTTATGAAAANCGTGTAATNGGCTCATTTATAATGCTCAACGANCCGGAACGAGCTCANGATTTAATCAACTTCTTTTTAGACGATCAAAANCCACGCGATTGGNACCAATGGGCTGAAGTGGTTTGGAAAAACGATAGAACACCCAAATACATAGGCGATATGCCTCATACTTGGGTNGGTTCCGATTTTATAAATGCAATCCGTTCCATGTTTGTGTACGAAAACGAATACGATAANGCGTTGGTTTTAGCGTCCGCTTTGTATCAAGATTGGATTGATGNACCCGAAGGAATGTCCGTGGAAAATCTNCCGACATATTACGGTGAAATTTCNTACAGNATCAAAAAAGAAGGAAACTCATATCGTTTTACNATTTCAGGNGATTTGAAACTNCCTTCAAACGGAATTAAAATTCAAAATTTCAACGGTTCAAAAATGCCCGCGAAAGTTACTGTAAACGGAAAAGNAATCAGNACATTTACGGATAAATATATTCAAATTATGAATTCACCGGCGGAAGTNGTGATTGAGTATTAA
- a CDS encoding conserved exported hypothetical protein (Evidence 4 : Unknown function but conserved in other organisms) codes for MYRMKAISTFFILLFVLSCSPTKNTNKFISQGKINYNLSTEDEKMLDSIQYKTFLYFLNEHHPEKGIVKDRAKKGSHASIAATGFALPVYAVGIERNWITREKATDITLKTLRYFANSIQSDKDSLAIGYKGFYYHFIGMESGKREWNCELSSIDTGLLMMGIIFARNYYDKNTPEEKEIRELATTLLNRLDWSVFYMDEXSXHPYTISMAWHPESGTTNWGWHGYTEGLFLYILAAGTGIENPERAYNGWLRTYTWKTPYPGLSHVTFPPLFGHQFSQTFIDFRGLADPYLKEKGIDYFENSXRATLTQQQYAIENPKGWVGYDSLTWGFTATDGPGSAYNFDDKKFEGYAGRGSSGKEETVAEDGTLAPYGVLSSLPFTPELSLATIKNINKKYGDKIWGKYGYYDAFNPTAKWVDDDFIGIDEGPMLLMIENFRTGLVWNYVMKDPIIQKGLETLHFDYIKK; via the coding sequence ATGTACAGAATGAAAGCTATTTCAACTTTTTTTATTCTATTATTTGTTTTAAGTTGTAGTCCAACTAAAAACACGAATAAATTTATTTCACAAGGAAAAATAAATTACAATCTTTCCACAGAAGATGAAAAGATGCTGGATTCCATTCAGTATAAAACCTTTTTATATTTTCTAAACGAACACCATCCTGAAAAAGGAATTGTAAAAGATAGGGCAAAGAAAGGCTCTCACGCAAGTATTGCGGCTACGGGTTTTGCACTTCCTGTTTATGCGGTGGGAATTGAAAGAAACTGGATTACACGTGAAAAAGCAACAGATATAACACTTAAAACATTACGTTATTTTGCAAATTCCATTCAAAGTGATAAAGATTCACTTGCCATTGGTTACAAAGGATTTTACTATCATTTTATAGGGATGGAATCAGGGAAACGTGAATGGAACTGTGAATTGTCTTCCATTGATACGGGACTTCTGATGATGGGAATTATTTTCGCACGCAATTATTATGATAAAAATACTCCGGAAGAAAAAGAAATAAGAGAATTAGCCACAACACTGTTGAATAGGTTAGATTGGAGTGTTTTTTATATGGATGAAAANTCAAANCATCCTTACACCATTTCTATGGCGTGGCATCCGGAGTCGGGAACAACAAACTGGGGNTGGCACGGTTATACGGAAGGATTATTCCTTTACATTTTAGCAGCCGGAACCGGAATTGAAAACCCTGAAAGAGCNTATAACGGCTGGCTGCGAACTTATACNTGGAAAACTCCTTATCCCGGTTTATCTCATGTTACTTTTCCTCCGCTNTTCGGNCATCAATTTTCACAAACNTTTATCGATTTTAGAGGTTTAGCCGATCCATATTTGAAAGAAAAAGGAATAGATTACTTTGAAAATTCCCNNCGCGCNACGCTTACCCAACAGCAATATGCTATTGAAAATCCAAAAGGATGGGTTGGGTACGATTCTTTAACCTGGGGTTTTACTGCTACTGATGGACCCGGAAGCGCATATAATTTTGACGATAAAAAATTTGAAGGATATGCCGGACGCGGCTCGAGCGGAAAAGAGGAAACGGTGGCGGAAGATGGAACTTTGGCGCCTTATGGAGTACTTTCATCACTTCCTTTTACTCCGGAACTTTCTTTGGCAACTATCAAAAATATAAATAAGAAATACGGCGACAAAATCTGGGGAAAATACGGTTATTACGATGCTTTTAATCCTACAGCCAAATGGGTGGACGATGATTTTATAGGAATTGATGAAGGACCAATGTTATTGATGATTGAGAATTTCCGTACAGGTCTTGTGTGGAATTATGTAATGAAAGACCCAATTATACAAAAAGGATTAGAGACGCTTCATTTTGACTATATTAAAAAATAA